One region of Xylanimonas ulmi genomic DNA includes:
- a CDS encoding GntR family transcriptional regulator yields the protein MTYGAALRDLLGSLHTLASTFARPDADLAKVGVGPGADTTRTAALAQITRLRTPVVRAAARMTMIAAEAEAAHAQEVAYAQRVDEAARRKGARVGAARALAVRGQADASTLGGRIARSAAASATAELVRRTGVAPSPDRVAALAAERAAARVAAHVAAHADLSAARALAPPAPDLTSPRLLPTPLAAHARELDALTSGGRIPVLADGDLLAGVIPLVAAWQDTARASILLAERELPALGPLTVEQAATLTGDAALVRDVLTHLGTRFAPALHAARVGPWAPLPTVPVDASAPRAGLDHLGFRAPATPTRPPSHDGVGETLWALGTLTGGLRAATPHARAAADVAAALTRISDHAATIGTHTTWSSRAGALDALWLALQDVHSGAGAQQATPLAQDAAASLAAVDTLALDQETRLGDAVDAATRTLLDVVDHAIRTRLYTVVVGVRPGPVVRTTRTLHPVHAFATPDNAPDLHHALDAVAALPPRDTSTRHMPGHDATAAREQLTVLLATLAEATAPPSSTRLSPTHPASMPSPVARVYAAVRARVADGTYAGALPSPSALAHRHNTTTAVARDALARLAGDGIITISPARQGATAPASPGEPVTWATVYRELRARIEDGTYRGRLPSTKALAAEFGVTTTVVHTAAAALARDGLVQRVRGPHGGTFTRGTRPPDPTPRWRAVHDDLAARIADGRLTGRLPTTRALANEYGTSASTVHQATVALTAEGLLVPRHGGPRAGIDVAAAPSGSSWRRAHDDVAARIRDGSLAGRLDSPATLARAYDVDPADAAHAVAQLVDEGLVRHQVSGNRRGLFVVPRAGRHDGALWRTIYTDLRAGIEDGTYAGRLPSRRDIATRYGSSTGAPGQAMRQLVKDGLVVTVTGTGPTAGAYVAGHTPPPTPTGATWRTVYEEIRTRIDDGTYTGRLPTVGTLAATHHTTRAPAYKALRALAATGRVATHNDGATSGTYVVSSGHPPARTTRWRIYDDLRQRVTTHGADRSLPTATELAREYGTSRKPVAFALARLADEGLIERRHHPHDAVGRSQQPGAIAPHAGPSV from the coding sequence ATGACGTACGGCGCCGCGCTCCGGGACCTGCTCGGGTCCCTACACACTCTTGCGAGCACCTTCGCGCGGCCCGACGCCGATCTGGCCAAGGTCGGCGTCGGACCTGGAGCGGACACCACCCGCACTGCCGCGCTGGCGCAGATCACCCGCTTGCGCACCCCCGTGGTCAGGGCCGCTGCGCGCATGACGATGATCGCGGCCGAAGCCGAGGCCGCACACGCCCAAGAGGTCGCCTACGCGCAGCGGGTCGACGAGGCCGCACGGCGCAAGGGTGCGCGGGTTGGTGCCGCGCGCGCCCTCGCGGTGAGGGGCCAGGCCGACGCGTCGACGCTCGGGGGGCGGATCGCCCGGTCTGCCGCGGCGTCGGCTACCGCCGAGCTCGTCCGTCGCACAGGGGTCGCACCGTCGCCCGACCGCGTCGCGGCCCTCGCCGCCGAGCGGGCTGCCGCCCGGGTCGCAGCACACGTCGCCGCGCACGCCGACCTGTCCGCGGCGCGGGCACTGGCACCACCCGCCCCAGACCTCACCTCGCCCCGCCTGCTCCCCACTCCGCTTGCAGCGCATGCACGCGAGCTCGACGCTCTGACGTCCGGCGGCCGCATCCCCGTGCTGGCGGACGGCGACCTCCTCGCAGGGGTGATCCCCCTCGTGGCCGCATGGCAAGACACCGCGCGGGCTTCGATCCTGCTCGCCGAACGAGAACTGCCCGCCCTGGGACCGCTGACCGTCGAGCAGGCCGCCACCCTCACCGGCGATGCCGCACTCGTGCGCGACGTGCTCACCCATCTCGGCACCCGCTTCGCACCGGCGCTGCACGCCGCACGGGTGGGCCCGTGGGCACCGCTGCCCACCGTTCCGGTCGACGCATCCGCTCCCCGGGCCGGGCTCGACCATCTCGGCTTCCGCGCCCCGGCCACCCCCACACGCCCGCCGTCCCACGACGGCGTCGGCGAGACGCTGTGGGCGCTGGGCACGCTGACCGGCGGCCTGCGCGCGGCAACCCCGCACGCCCGCGCCGCAGCCGATGTCGCCGCCGCGCTGACCCGCATCAGCGACCACGCCGCGACCATCGGCACGCACACCACCTGGTCCAGCCGGGCGGGCGCGCTCGACGCGCTATGGCTTGCCTTGCAGGACGTCCACTCCGGCGCCGGAGCCCAGCAGGCCACCCCTCTCGCGCAGGATGCCGCAGCCTCCCTCGCCGCCGTCGACACCCTGGCCCTCGACCAGGAGACACGGCTTGGCGACGCCGTCGACGCGGCCACCCGAACCCTGCTCGACGTCGTGGACCACGCCATCCGCACCCGCCTGTACACGGTCGTCGTCGGCGTCAGGCCCGGCCCCGTCGTGCGCACCACCCGCACCCTGCACCCCGTCCACGCGTTCGCCACACCGGACAACGCCCCCGATCTGCACCACGCCCTGGACGCCGTCGCCGCCCTCCCGCCCCGCGACACCTCGACGCGGCACATGCCAGGACACGACGCCACCGCCGCCCGCGAGCAACTCACCGTCCTGCTCGCGACGCTCGCCGAGGCCACCGCGCCGCCGTCGTCCACTCGCTTGTCGCCCACTCACCCGGCGTCGATGCCTTCGCCGGTCGCGCGCGTGTATGCCGCGGTCCGAGCCCGGGTCGCGGACGGCACCTACGCCGGTGCGCTGCCTTCGCCGTCGGCGCTCGCTCATCGGCACAACACCACGACGGCCGTGGCCCGCGATGCTCTCGCCCGCCTGGCGGGCGACGGGATCATCACCATCAGCCCCGCCAGGCAAGGCGCGACCGCCCCCGCCTCGCCGGGTGAGCCGGTCACGTGGGCGACGGTCTACCGCGAGCTGCGCGCCCGCATCGAGGACGGCACCTACCGCGGGCGGCTGCCGTCGACGAAGGCTCTCGCCGCCGAGTTCGGCGTGACCACCACGGTGGTCCACACCGCCGCTGCGGCGCTTGCCAGAGATGGTCTTGTCCAGCGCGTCCGCGGGCCCCACGGCGGCACCTTCACCCGCGGCACCCGTCCGCCTGACCCCACCCCGAGGTGGCGGGCCGTCCACGACGACCTTGCCGCGCGGATCGCCGATGGCCGTCTCACGGGGCGGCTGCCCACGACGCGGGCCCTGGCGAACGAGTACGGCACGAGCGCGTCGACCGTCCACCAGGCGACCGTCGCCCTGACCGCCGAGGGACTCCTCGTCCCCCGTCACGGCGGGCCGCGCGCGGGCATCGACGTCGCCGCGGCTCCCAGCGGTTCCTCGTGGCGGCGGGCGCACGACGACGTCGCCGCCCGCATCCGCGACGGGTCCCTGGCCGGGCGGCTCGACTCCCCCGCCACCCTCGCCCGCGCCTACGACGTCGACCCCGCGGATGCAGCGCACGCCGTGGCCCAGCTCGTCGACGAGGGGCTGGTCCGCCATCAGGTCAGCGGGAACCGGCGCGGCCTGTTCGTCGTCCCACGAGCGGGCCGGCACGACGGCGCACTATGGCGGACCATCTACACCGACCTGCGCGCCGGGATCGAGGACGGCACCTACGCCGGGCGGCTGCCCTCACGCCGCGACATCGCCACCCGGTACGGGTCCAGCACGGGCGCCCCCGGGCAGGCAATGCGACAGCTGGTCAAGGACGGGCTGGTCGTCACCGTCACGGGAACAGGACCCACCGCGGGCGCTTACGTCGCCGGCCACACACCCCCACCCACTCCGACCGGCGCGACATGGCGCACCGTGTACGAGGAGATCCGCACCCGGATCGACGACGGCACCTACACCGGACGCCTCCCCACGGTCGGCACCCTGGCCGCCACCCACCACACCACCCGCGCCCCGGCCTACAAGGCGCTACGCGCCCTGGCCGCCACCGGCCGGGTCGCCACCCACAACGACGGCGCGACCTCCGGCACCTACGTGGTGTCCAGTGGCCACCCACCCGCCCGCACGACGCGGTGGCGCATCTACGACGACCTGCGGCAACGGGTCACCACGCACGGCGCGGACCGGTCACTCCCCACAGCCACCGAACTCGCACGCGAGTACGGGACCAGTCGCAAGCCGGTGGCGTTCGCCCTCGCCCGCCTGGCCGACGAGGGCCTCATCGAGCGACGCCACCACCCCCACGACGCCGTCGGACGCTCACAACAACCGGGAGCCATCGCCCCGCACGCGGGGCCCTCCGTGTAA
- a CDS encoding GNAT family N-acetyltransferase: MDPRSTAGGDVVVRTDRLTLRRARAEDAEAYLAWRSLPDVMKYLYQDPWTAQVAHERLATWEVGAFSEPGDTLMLAVDGPDGVVGEALLRWAPGQGQVELGYAFHPDVAGLGYATEAGRVLLSVAFEQFGFHRAFARIDAENLASVRVAQRLGMRLEARFVENDWRPADGVWASELVYAVLASEHAARRRR; encoded by the coding sequence GCCGGCGGCGACGTCGTCGTGCGGACCGACCGCCTCACCCTGCGCCGGGCGCGCGCCGAGGACGCCGAGGCCTACCTGGCGTGGCGGTCACTGCCCGACGTCATGAAGTACCTCTACCAGGACCCATGGACGGCACAGGTCGCCCACGAGCGCCTGGCCACCTGGGAGGTCGGCGCCTTCTCGGAGCCGGGGGACACCCTCATGCTCGCCGTCGACGGTCCCGACGGCGTCGTGGGCGAGGCACTGCTGCGGTGGGCGCCCGGGCAGGGGCAGGTCGAGCTCGGATACGCGTTCCACCCCGACGTCGCCGGGCTCGGATACGCGACCGAGGCCGGGAGGGTGCTGCTGTCCGTCGCGTTCGAGCAGTTCGGGTTCCACCGAGCGTTCGCCCGCATCGACGCCGAGAACCTCGCCTCGGTGCGCGTGGCCCAACGGCTCGGGATGCGGCTGGAGGCCAGGTTCGTCGAGAACGACTGGCGTCCCGCCGACGGCGTGTGGGCGAGCGAGCTGGTCTACGCCGTGCTCGCAAGCGAGCACGCGGCACGACGGCGCAGGTGA
- a CDS encoding type IV secretory system conjugative DNA transfer family protein gives MTTTTPSGNDSLTNLGLTLVGAAIVLAGVLRLAGTIAAALDGAPTPDGGLGAGVSVLTHADAPGDALDSPGLSPILYWAVVAVLLAAVVVVTLTGWRFAVGHRRRREQDPHLAVGTASRADVAKTASARALVARAKDLRPSLTKPTPADVGYLLGHCNGKEVWASVEDSILVLGPPRSGKGLHLVINTILDAPGAVVSTSTRPDNLAITMTARARRGPVAVFDPQRLASSLPAGLRWSPLRGCEDPETASIRATGFAASTGLSRGGGVESGSFWEGKARTALQALLHAGALGGRDARELYTWSVNAPAAADAVAILHSHPDAAPGWAESLEATIHADPRTRESVWTGVGQALACLANPATLDAVTPTPGEHFSPADFLRDNGTLYLLATGAGSKTVWPLIAAFVEDVVQTASRLAAASPGARLDPPLLLSLDEIGNLAPLPSLPHLMSEGGGTGITTMPVLQSLELARENWGRSAAGAIWDAAITKVILGGSSSADDLRALSALIGERDEVTTSTTVGRDGERSTQTSTRRVPVLPPEQIRTLPFGVGLTLLRSTAPLITDLRPWLARSDVEVLRSARQGLERILQLG, from the coding sequence ATGACGACGACAACGCCGTCGGGCAACGACTCCCTGACAAACCTCGGCCTGACCCTCGTCGGGGCCGCAATAGTCCTCGCGGGCGTGCTGCGCCTCGCCGGGACAATCGCCGCGGCATTGGACGGAGCCCCCACGCCCGACGGCGGGTTGGGGGCAGGGGTGAGCGTCCTGACCCACGCCGACGCGCCCGGCGACGCGCTCGACTCCCCCGGTCTCAGCCCGATCCTGTACTGGGCCGTCGTCGCCGTGCTCTTAGCCGCCGTCGTTGTGGTGACGTTGACGGGGTGGCGGTTTGCCGTCGGGCATCGCCGTCGCCGCGAGCAGGATCCGCACCTCGCCGTCGGCACCGCATCGCGGGCCGACGTCGCCAAGACGGCGTCCGCGCGCGCACTCGTCGCCCGCGCCAAGGACCTGCGGCCCTCGCTGACCAAGCCGACCCCCGCCGACGTCGGCTACCTCCTCGGGCACTGCAACGGCAAGGAGGTCTGGGCGTCGGTCGAGGACTCGATCCTCGTGCTCGGCCCGCCACGCTCAGGCAAGGGCCTGCACCTGGTCATCAACACGATCCTCGACGCGCCCGGCGCCGTCGTGTCCACCTCGACCCGGCCCGACAACCTCGCCATCACCATGACCGCCCGCGCCCGCCGCGGCCCTGTCGCGGTCTTCGACCCGCAACGCCTCGCCTCCTCCCTGCCGGCCGGGTTGCGCTGGTCGCCGCTGCGCGGGTGCGAGGACCCGGAGACGGCCTCCATCCGGGCAACCGGGTTCGCCGCATCCACCGGGCTGTCACGGGGCGGCGGGGTCGAGTCGGGATCGTTCTGGGAGGGCAAAGCACGCACCGCCTTGCAGGCACTCCTGCATGCCGGTGCGCTCGGCGGACGCGACGCCCGCGAGCTGTACACGTGGTCCGTCAACGCGCCCGCGGCGGCCGACGCCGTCGCAATCCTTCATTCCCACCCCGACGCCGCACCCGGCTGGGCCGAATCGCTGGAGGCAACCATCCACGCCGACCCGCGCACCCGCGAGTCCGTCTGGACCGGGGTCGGGCAGGCGCTCGCCTGCCTCGCCAACCCCGCCACGCTCGACGCCGTCACGCCAACGCCGGGCGAGCACTTCTCCCCCGCCGACTTCCTGCGCGACAACGGGACGCTCTACCTGCTCGCCACCGGCGCCGGATCGAAGACCGTGTGGCCGCTCATCGCAGCCTTCGTCGAGGACGTCGTCCAGACCGCCTCACGGCTGGCCGCCGCCTCACCCGGGGCACGGCTCGACCCGCCACTCCTGCTCTCGCTCGACGAGATCGGCAACCTCGCCCCACTCCCCTCGCTGCCGCACCTCATGTCCGAGGGCGGCGGCACCGGGATCACCACCATGCCCGTGCTCCAGTCCCTGGAACTCGCGCGCGAGAACTGGGGACGGTCCGCGGCCGGCGCCATCTGGGACGCGGCGATCACGAAGGTCATCCTGGGCGGCTCGTCCTCGGCCGACGACCTGCGGGCGCTGTCCGCGCTCATCGGCGAGCGCGACGAGGTCACGACGTCGACAACCGTCGGACGAGACGGGGAGCGGTCGACGCAGACATCGACCCGCCGGGTGCCGGTCCTGCCACCCGAGCAGATCCGGACGCTGCCCTTCGGCGTCGGACTGACCCTTCTTCGCTCCACGGCGCCGCTGATTACCGACCTTCGTCCATGGCTGGCCAGATCCGATGTCGAGGTGCTGCGTTCGGCTCGCCAGGGCTTGGAACGGATCCTCCAACTCGGATGA
- a CDS encoding single-stranded DNA-binding protein, which translates to MIPTEPSISGKFVADPNEAETSGGAVMLRAKVAVRPEVRDVDGTYRRLPPAELELLMFGVAAEHALRHFRAGDQFIASGQMRTSTFVAAHIGHDSRWTTYRVVRSNRRRRRPSPRASRDPHVDTVPHAPRVGAAAQGR; encoded by the coding sequence ATGATCCCGACCGAGCCATCCATCAGCGGCAAGTTCGTCGCCGACCCGAACGAGGCTGAGACGTCCGGCGGCGCGGTCATGCTCCGCGCGAAGGTCGCCGTGCGTCCCGAGGTCCGCGACGTGGACGGTACCTACCGGCGTCTGCCACCAGCCGAGCTCGAGTTGCTCATGTTCGGCGTCGCGGCCGAGCATGCGCTGCGGCACTTCCGCGCGGGTGACCAGTTCATCGCGTCCGGGCAGATGCGGACCAGCACGTTCGTCGCGGCGCACATCGGCCACGACTCGCGCTGGACGACCTACCGGGTCGTGCGCAGCAACCGCCGTCGTCGTCGGCCATCGCCGAGGGCAAGCCGCGACCCACACGTCGACACGGTCCCACACGCCCCGCGCGTAGGCGCCGCAGCACAGGGTCGGTGA
- a CDS encoding site-specific integrase → MGRPRTPIGTHGEVHYTDTPSGKVKARVRLREYDGRTRLVSATGRSKAEALRLLNKRIADNDLARTSTHGGLSADSLFGDLVDAWLQHLDDTNRLADSTRYRYERDMLTHVLPAFEHLALREITVRRVDQLLQQLQRRSYNRAQKARVVLSLAFKLAVRWEVVDRNPVRDTEPLVRPAKVAQALNVQTVQLIRDLVADWEAGRAGKSGPKPDGQVLAVIEAMLGTSARIGEVLALRRCDLDLDRKRPTVRIAGTIISINGKPTIRQDHPKTSRSRRTIVVPPFTVAALRSRLARIGDVEPEHLVFFTRNGTPITANNYRRSLRRILDGSEAAGVTPHAFRRTVATTVDRAVGIDLAAELLGHTTTEVTRVHYIEPNEYVNPATADILQRSLGPDAKVTDPRKASKKASRQRGKSGKKGRKTKSS, encoded by the coding sequence GTGGGTCGACCTCGCACCCCGATCGGCACGCACGGGGAGGTCCACTACACGGACACCCCGTCCGGCAAGGTCAAGGCGCGCGTGCGTCTGCGGGAGTACGACGGTCGCACCCGCCTGGTGTCGGCGACGGGAAGGTCCAAGGCCGAGGCGCTCCGCTTGCTCAACAAGCGGATCGCCGACAACGACCTCGCCCGCACGTCCACACATGGCGGGCTGTCGGCCGACTCCCTCTTCGGTGACCTCGTCGACGCGTGGCTCCAGCACCTCGACGACACCAACCGTCTCGCCGACTCGACGCGGTACCGGTACGAGCGGGACATGCTCACCCACGTCCTGCCCGCGTTCGAACACCTCGCGTTGCGCGAGATCACCGTCCGGCGAGTCGACCAGCTCCTCCAGCAGTTGCAGCGGCGGTCCTACAACCGGGCGCAGAAGGCGCGGGTCGTCCTGAGCCTCGCCTTCAAGCTCGCGGTGCGCTGGGAGGTGGTGGACCGCAACCCGGTCCGCGACACCGAACCGCTCGTCCGGCCCGCGAAGGTCGCCCAGGCGCTCAACGTGCAGACGGTCCAGCTCATCCGCGACCTGGTCGCCGACTGGGAGGCTGGGCGCGCCGGCAAGTCCGGCCCGAAGCCAGACGGGCAGGTCCTCGCGGTCATCGAGGCCATGCTCGGCACGTCCGCTCGCATTGGCGAGGTGCTGGCCCTCAGACGCTGCGACCTCGACCTCGACAGGAAGCGCCCGACGGTCCGCATCGCCGGCACGATCATCTCGATCAACGGCAAGCCCACCATCCGGCAGGACCACCCGAAGACGAGCCGATCCCGGCGCACAATCGTGGTCCCACCGTTCACCGTCGCCGCCCTGCGGTCGCGCCTGGCCCGGATCGGCGACGTCGAGCCGGAGCACCTGGTCTTCTTCACCCGCAACGGGACGCCGATCACGGCCAACAACTACCGGCGCTCGCTGCGGCGCATCCTTGACGGCTCGGAGGCCGCCGGCGTGACGCCGCACGCGTTCCGGCGCACCGTCGCGACAACGGTCGACCGGGCCGTCGGCATCGACCTCGCTGCCGAGTTGCTCGGGCACACGACGACGGAGGTCACGCGCGTCCACTACATCGAACCGAACGAGTACGTGAACCCGGCGACGGCGGACATCCTGCAGAGGTCGCTGGGACCGGACGCCAAGGTGACGGACCCCCGCAAGGCGAGCAAGAAGGCGAGCAGACAGAGGGGCAAGAGTGGCAAGAAGGGCCGGAAGACGAAGAGCTCCTGA
- a CDS encoding helix-turn-helix transcriptional regulator: MSKHTTPRGGLEPLLSIAELSEYIGVPMKTIKDWRVKGEGPAAIKMGNHVRYDVRDVRAWIEACHEVSAGVPASAGRR, from the coding sequence ATGAGCAAGCACACCACGCCCCGCGGCGGGCTCGAGCCGCTCCTGAGCATCGCGGAACTGTCCGAGTACATCGGCGTCCCGATGAAGACCATCAAGGACTGGCGGGTCAAGGGCGAGGGCCCGGCCGCCATCAAGATGGGCAACCACGTCCGCTATGACGTGCGCGACGTCCGCGCCTGGATCGAGGCATGCCACGAGGTGTCGGCCGGCGTGCCCGCGTCCGCGGGACGGAGGTGA